In Paenibacillus durus, the DNA window TCGTGATTTTTTTAGCAGGACAAACAAAAATAATGTAACCATTGATAATATATCAGGATCAAGCGAAGCGTTAGTACCAAGTATATACAATTGCTGTGTAGATTGCGTGGAAACCGGGAAAACTTTACTATTGCATAATTTGACGGAAGAAAGTATTATTTATAAATCCCAAATTGTGCTTGTTAGTAAACATACCGTGTGCAATCAGACAAAAAATCTGATAACAATGATAATGGAGCTGATGAGTCATAAAGAACAAAACTGTTCTATTAACGGGATGTAGTAAGGGTATTGGGAAAGCAATCGCTAGAAAGCTAGTTAATCAGGGCCAATACACTGTGTATGCCATTACAAAAAATCCTCAAGATGTCGCACCCGATTTGACCGCTAACCTGAATTTGTATTCTTGTGATCTTACAGATATATCCCTCTCTATTGAAACCATACTTCAAGTAGTGCGGGAATCCAAAGGGATCGATATCTTAATCAATAACGCAGGAATAGGCAAGTTCGCTTTAGCAGAAGATTTGGAGCTGGATCATTGGAATCGAGTTTTAACATTAAATCTCACCATACCCTTCTTGCTTACAAAGTATGTTCTGCCGCACATGAAGCGACAGAACTTCGGCAGGCTGATTCATATTACCTCCGACGCAGATCATATAGGATTTGCCGAAGGTAGTTTATATTGCGCTTCGAAATTTGGTCTTCGAGGCTTCGCAGATTCCGTCAGGCAAGAATTGAAAGGAACTCCGATTACAGTTACAACTATCGGTCCGGGACGTGTCGACACCTTTTTTAATGGAAAGAAGCCGGGAGACCGTCCGATTTCCCTTAATGCCGATGATGTCGCCGATCAGGTTATGCATGTATTATCACAAGGACAGCGATGCGAGATTGAGCGCATATATTTAAAATCAACTTTTGAATAAAACAGTGGGGGCGAACACATGACTCAAGAATTTTCTTATAAATCATCGGGTGTTAATATTGATACCGCAGACGAAGCCAAAAGGGAAATGGCTGACAGTATGAAAACAAGTGACTCCAGAATATTAAACCGCCCTGGAGCCTTTGCCTCTTTATTTGAAGCCAAGTTTCCTGGTGTCGACAACCCGGTATTGGTTCTTAAAGCGGAAGAGCCTGGATCCAAGCAATTGTTGGCTTTCGAGCAGGATAAGGTCGAGAATATATGCTATGACCTCATCAATCACTTAATCAACGATATCATCGTAATGGGGGCAAAGCCTGAGGTTGTCCTTGATATTATTCTGTGCGGAAAAATAGAAAAAGAAATTGTGCTCCGTATTGTTCGCGCCATTTCCGACGCCAGCAGGGAGCAGGGCTGCCAGCTTATCGGTGGTGAAACTTCCGAGCAGCCCCGTGTGTTACCCGAAGGCGGTTATATGCTGAATGCAAGCATCCTAGGCGTGGTGGATAAAAGCAAAATTATTGATGGCTCCCGCATAAAAGCTGGGGATGTTGTTCTTGCATTGGCCTCTAATGGGCTTCATACTAATGGATACTCACTGGTTCGCAAATTAATGGAGGAGCGTCCCGAAATAAAAACGGAAACCATAACCGGAAAATCGTTTATGGATACTATTTTGCAACCGCATAAGTGTTATTACCAAGAGTTAGAAGGCTTATTCGACACTTCCTTAATACACGGTCTGGCCCATATCACGGGAGGAGGAATAGAAGGAAATCTGAATCGCATTTTGCCTATTCATACTGCTGCGCAGATTAATCTTGATCAAATCCGAGTACCGCAAGTTTTTAAGACTATTAAGCGTTACGGCAGTGTAGACGATAAAGATATGCTCCGTACCTTTAATATGGGAGTAGGCATCGTGCTGGTCGCTTCTAAGAACGAAGTCGGTTTTATCATACAGCATCTGGAGTCAAAAGGTTGCGAGGCTTACCCTATCGGTGAGATTGTTGAAGGCGATCAAACAATTCAGTTTATAAACTCTCTATCATGGGAATAGGTTTAATCATCTGATTTCTGAATGCTCTAGGGCGTTTCCTGCTGCAAGGTTTTGGAGGAAGTGTGAGCATCACAGACCAGAAACAAAAAGCAGCAAGTCTCCGGGTATCGGAGACTTGCTGCTTTTCTTATACGGGCTGTTACTTCAACCTAATGCCCCAACGAGGCTCTGGCCAAACTCCCGCGCGCCGTCCGGTCCATTGCTGGTGATGATATCGTCATGCGCCACCACATTTTGTACCACATAGTCCGCGTTGTTTGCTTTCAGCTCATCAATCATCGCATCAACCGGATAGCAGGTCGCCTGGCGTCCGGCAAGCAGACCCGTCTTCGCAACCGCGACAGAGCCTGCGCAGATGCCGGCAACGAGAATCTTGTGCTCATAGGCCTGCTTTAAATATTGGATTAGCTTGTCGTCGCCCCACAGATAGTCAATTGTACCGGAGCCCCCGATGACCGCCACAACGTCATAGTCCGTAGCGGAAACGTCGGAAAATACCACTTCGGCGTTTACTTTTCCCTGATTGTCGCCTGTGATTTCCCCTGTCTTCGTGCTGGCCACCGTTACGGCGATGCCCGCGTTCTCAAGCTCAGCCTTCGGATGAAACAGTTCGTCTTCATTGAAACGGTCCGGCGGAATAATAAGCAGCGCTTTTTTACTCATTGGTAAAGGTCCCTCCCCAAGTTTATCTTCACGAGTCACATTGTAGCGCAGCCGCCGCGTCCTGTGAAGAATGCACTTTTTAGTACAGAGGTTACCAAAAGGTTACCGGCCTACCCAAATTAATAACCCTTATTTCGGGCCAGCCCCGGCTTCCTTGCAGGCTGTCTCGCACGCAGTCCGGGATGGTTCAGCCTCGCTTCCGGCTCCCAGCTCCCCTTTCATTCTCTCGATCCGCATCTTCCCCCACTCGTACATCATCTCGACAATCGGCAGAAGCGTCATCCCAAGCTCGCTCATCGAGTATTCCACCTTCGGAGGAATGTCGGGATACACCTCCCGGTGAACAATGCCGTCCTCCATCAATTCGCGAAGCTGCTGGGTCAGTATTTTATGCGAAATTTTCGGAAAAAGCTTCTGCAAATCGCTGAACCGGTGCGGACCCTCCACGCCGAGATGCCACAAAATCACGACCTTCCATTTTCCGCTGATGATGGACAGGGTAAGCTCCTTTTCGCAGTGAAAATCGCCGTTCACGATTTTTTGTCTGATTTCCTCTCTTAACGGATCGGACATTCGGCCGCTCCCTCCTTATTCCGTTGGTACGCCATGCCTCTTGCGCCGGTCTTAGCCTTTAAGGCGTCTTCCGTTATTATATACCATATCCGCCAGAAGCTTTGACGAGCGGTTCATCGTTACCTAACCATA includes these proteins:
- a CDS encoding SDR family oxidoreductase, translating into MGKAIARKLVNQGQYTVYAITKNPQDVAPDLTANLNLYSCDLTDISLSIETILQVVRESKGIDILINNAGIGKFALAEDLELDHWNRVLTLNLTIPFLLTKYVLPHMKRQNFGRLIHITSDADHIGFAEGSLYCASKFGLRGFADSVRQELKGTPITVTTIGPGRVDTFFNGKKPGDRPISLNADDVADQVMHVLSQGQRCEIERIYLKSTFE
- the purM gene encoding phosphoribosylformylglycinamidine cyclo-ligase encodes the protein MTQEFSYKSSGVNIDTADEAKREMADSMKTSDSRILNRPGAFASLFEAKFPGVDNPVLVLKAEEPGSKQLLAFEQDKVENICYDLINHLINDIIVMGAKPEVVLDIILCGKIEKEIVLRIVRAISDASREQGCQLIGGETSEQPRVLPEGGYMLNASILGVVDKSKIIDGSRIKAGDVVLALASNGLHTNGYSLVRKLMEERPEIKTETITGKSFMDTILQPHKCYYQELEGLFDTSLIHGLAHITGGGIEGNLNRILPIHTAAQINLDQIRVPQVFKTIKRYGSVDDKDMLRTFNMGVGIVLVASKNEVGFIIQHLESKGCEAYPIGEIVEGDQTIQFINSLSWE
- a CDS encoding DJ-1/PfpI family protein, which produces MSKKALLIIPPDRFNEDELFHPKAELENAGIAVTVASTKTGEITGDNQGKVNAEVVFSDVSATDYDVVAVIGGSGTIDYLWGDDKLIQYLKQAYEHKILVAGICAGSVAVAKTGLLAGRQATCYPVDAMIDELKANNADYVVQNVVAHDDIITSNGPDGAREFGQSLVGALG
- a CDS encoding winged helix-turn-helix transcriptional regulator, translating into MSDPLREEIRQKIVNGDFHCEKELTLSIISGKWKVVILWHLGVEGPHRFSDLQKLFPKISHKILTQQLRELMEDGIVHREVYPDIPPKVEYSMSELGMTLLPIVEMMYEWGKMRIERMKGELGAGSEAEPSRTACETACKEAGAGPK